Proteins encoded in a region of the Moritella marina ATCC 15381 genome:
- a CDS encoding LacI family DNA-binding transcriptional regulator — translation MNIPKANATSKDVAKLAGVSQSTVSRVFLPGSSVSEKTKNKVFAAAKTLNYRPNAFARSLTTNESKLIGLVFPDTDYPLHMKTLQLISSELQKQGYSAVLIPWQVDDEALHSIPNIFQYRVDGVIAASATFNKSLYEECAEFNIPVVQFARVVEGTRSSHVVSDNYAAGQTAAKHFHNNGVKSAIYLTGDIPTFTNNERKAGFCSEFESLTNKQAHVVEASFDYTEALDKIRVVLSQVNRPDGVFCATDNIAMALMDVARLEFGLKIPDDLQVIGFDNIPQAEWLNYQLSTFNQDFKRLARESVKIIVDQISQNDSTLVKLMLPANFIERKTTR, via the coding sequence ATGAATATACCTAAAGCAAACGCTACCTCAAAAGATGTTGCAAAATTAGCCGGCGTATCTCAATCGACGGTATCTCGTGTCTTTTTGCCGGGTAGCTCAGTCAGTGAAAAGACCAAAAACAAAGTATTTGCAGCTGCCAAAACGTTAAATTATCGTCCCAATGCTTTTGCTCGTAGCCTAACTACCAATGAATCTAAACTGATTGGTTTAGTTTTTCCAGATACTGATTACCCTTTGCACATGAAAACGCTGCAATTAATATCTAGCGAATTACAAAAACAAGGTTATTCAGCGGTACTTATCCCATGGCAAGTTGACGATGAAGCACTCCACTCTATTCCCAATATTTTTCAGTATCGTGTCGATGGTGTGATCGCGGCTTCGGCGACATTCAACAAATCACTTTATGAAGAGTGTGCCGAATTCAATATCCCTGTTGTTCAATTCGCCAGAGTAGTTGAAGGTACAAGAAGTAGTCATGTGGTGAGTGACAACTACGCAGCAGGTCAAACAGCCGCAAAGCATTTTCATAACAATGGCGTAAAATCAGCAATCTACTTAACGGGTGATATACCCACGTTCACTAATAATGAACGTAAGGCTGGTTTTTGTAGTGAGTTTGAAAGCCTGACAAATAAACAAGCGCATGTTGTTGAAGCCAGCTTTGACTACACAGAGGCTCTAGATAAAATCAGAGTAGTGCTTAGCCAAGTTAACAGACCTGATGGCGTATTTTGTGCAACCGATAATATTGCTATGGCGCTAATGGATGTGGCTCGTCTGGAGTTTGGTTTAAAGATTCCAGATGATTTACAAGTGATTGGCTTTGATAATATCCCTCAAGCAGAATGGTTAAACTATCAGTTATCGACCTTTAATCAAGATTTTAAGCGTTTGGCACGAGAGTCCGTAAAAATCATT
- a CDS encoding ester cyclase, protein MSKYQEAKKIVRDYFDAMEKATHENVAEVLKSHTSEDYLWRSVYPFREQQGAQAAADIFWSPMMKSMTRMQRRQDIFIAGENEVAAGETWVMSMGHFMGLFDAEFLGMRPTGKIMNVRYAEFSCVENGKITKTGLFLDLLGMMDQAGCYPLPPSTGKHFVYPGPRNHDGLLFEDADPAEGIATLALVNKMVDDLSALNDSGAMGCPPEVLAKSWSKDMVWYGPCGIGASYTIPRYQQQHQLPFRNNLKDKKFNGHVCRFAEGSFSCFFGWPNLSNTPTGGFLGMPGGEVRANMQVVDVYYRDGDKLSENWVLIDLPYWLQQQGLDVFERTQKITNPTL, encoded by the coding sequence ATGTCTAAATATCAAGAAGCAAAAAAAATAGTTCGTGATTATTTCGATGCAATGGAAAAAGCAACGCACGAAAATGTAGCAGAAGTACTAAAATCGCATACTTCAGAAGACTACCTATGGCGAAGTGTGTACCCATTCCGTGAACAGCAAGGCGCACAAGCAGCAGCTGACATATTCTGGTCACCAATGATGAAATCGATGACCCGTATGCAACGTCGTCAAGATATCTTCATCGCCGGTGAAAATGAAGTCGCTGCAGGTGAAACATGGGTGATGAGTATGGGGCATTTCATGGGGCTATTCGATGCTGAATTCCTTGGTATGCGCCCAACAGGCAAAATTATGAATGTTCGCTACGCTGAATTTAGTTGCGTAGAAAATGGCAAAATCACCAAGACTGGTTTGTTCTTAGACCTTCTCGGCATGATGGATCAAGCTGGTTGTTACCCACTACCACCGTCAACGGGCAAGCACTTTGTATACCCTGGCCCACGTAATCACGACGGTTTATTATTCGAAGATGCAGATCCAGCCGAAGGTATTGCAACCCTAGCGCTGGTAAACAAAATGGTTGATGATCTATCAGCGCTTAACGATAGCGGTGCAATGGGCTGCCCACCTGAAGTACTTGCGAAAAGCTGGTCTAAAGACATGGTATGGTATGGACCTTGTGGTATCGGCGCATCGTATACGATCCCTCGTTACCAACAACAGCACCAACTGCCGTTCCGTAACAATTTAAAAGACAAAAAATTCAATGGCCACGTTTGTCGTTTTGCTGAAGGCAGCTTCTCTTGTTTCTTCGGTTGGCCAAACCTTTCAAATACGCCAACAGGTGGTTTTTTAGGTATGCCAGGCGGCGAAGTGAGAGCAAACATGCAAGTTGTTGATGTTTATTATCGCGACGGGGACAAATTGTCTGAAAACTGGGTGTTGATTGATCTACCTTATTGGTTACAACAGCAAGGCTTAGATGTATTTGAACGTACTCAAAAAATAACAAACCCTACTCTCTAA
- a CDS encoding MFS transporter produces the protein MIERKHMSEVPMIQRIAAYIAILVGYFFYCYNFVIIDYVRPYLVEEYDSISLADTAQFYTWQSVGALIGALSCAWVASNFGKKSTLVVITALNGGATIINMMFTDYATWALMRFIIGISLGGYFTVAVSMMIGLFTPSVRGKLTAFASSMFSVALMAMGAYAAFITSIDAPWQSLMWVGGIPPLVAAALMIFLLPNDKKVIAYGEEEAAEQENAGAEKKKGSWGEMLSAPYRKLTLSCLLLAGLNFYGYQFFSGFVTTYLRQVREFDGATIGIIFSISAFGSLFGAWVWGAIADKYGRKVNALGFIIAGVMASVFFVAPSDVMIGSLNMLAILGLIYNFGLSASAVWGGYFSELFPPHLRNFGAALFHGGRIIGMWAPMVLVYIQERSDLETAMWGSPIIWIIAGLLWFSLPETLKGGIFYKEKSLKQANA, from the coding sequence ATGATTGAACGGAAACATATGAGCGAAGTGCCAATGATTCAGCGTATTGCTGCGTACATTGCCATTTTGGTGGGTTACTTTTTTTATTGTTATAACTTTGTAATTATTGATTACGTCCGCCCATATCTTGTTGAAGAATATGACAGTATTAGCTTAGCGGATACGGCTCAATTCTATACTTGGCAATCGGTTGGTGCGCTTATAGGGGCATTAAGTTGTGCATGGGTTGCATCTAACTTTGGTAAAAAGTCGACCTTGGTTGTCATTACCGCCCTAAATGGTGGCGCGACCATTATTAATATGATGTTTACCGATTACGCGACGTGGGCATTAATGCGTTTTATTATCGGTATTTCACTTGGGGGTTACTTTACCGTCGCTGTATCAATGATGATTGGCCTATTTACCCCCAGTGTTCGTGGTAAATTAACGGCTTTTGCATCAAGTATGTTCTCTGTTGCCTTAATGGCTATGGGTGCCTACGCAGCATTTATCACCAGCATTGACGCACCTTGGCAGAGCCTAATGTGGGTTGGTGGTATTCCACCGTTAGTTGCAGCCGCACTGATGATTTTCCTTTTACCAAACGACAAAAAAGTGATCGCATATGGTGAAGAAGAAGCCGCTGAACAAGAAAATGCTGGAGCAGAAAAGAAAAAAGGTTCTTGGGGCGAAATGCTCAGTGCACCTTACCGCAAGCTAACGCTCTCATGTCTATTACTTGCTGGCCTTAACTTCTATGGTTACCAATTCTTTAGTGGGTTCGTGACAACCTATCTAAGGCAGGTTCGAGAGTTCGATGGGGCTACCATCGGTATCATTTTCTCTATATCTGCATTCGGTTCATTATTCGGAGCTTGGGTATGGGGCGCTATTGCGGATAAATACGGCCGTAAAGTTAACGCGCTAGGGTTTATCATCGCCGGTGTCATGGCTTCAGTATTCTTTGTTGCACCAAGCGACGTCATGATTGGTAGCCTAAATATGCTCGCGATACTTGGCCTTATATACAACTTTGGCTTATCTGCGTCGGCAGTATGGGGTGGTTATTTCTCTGAATTATTCCCTCCACATCTACGTAACTTTGGCGCGGCTTTATTCCACGGTGGTCGTATCATCGGCATGTGGGCGCCAATGGTATTGGTTTACATCCAAGAACGTTCAGATCTAGAGACGGCAATGTGGGGCTCTCCAATCATCTGGATCATTGCTGGTCTACTGTGGTTCTCTCTGCCTGAAACATTGAAAGGCGGTATTTTCTACAAAGAAAAATCACTGAAACAAGCTAACGCATAG
- a CDS encoding sodium:solute symporter family transporter, which yields MVTYSSLAVVVCYIIITLLISYLVNFRYNKGDDFATGGQQFGWFTAGVSILATYISAMTFIGMPGWVYNSGMEAMSVHLNYPIVIFFTVTFFVPVFYKLKLTSIYEYLELRFGIYARTINSLVFLVVQCISAGVILYAVALILVQVIPISISEAIIYISLFTALYTCIGGISTVIWTDMLQSIVLVIGSVAIFCILLIDINSKEFLSPNNLTIINTSFDLGVDTTLWAGVVAVSFLHLSVYGTNQLIIQRTLATKNVEHAQKSMLLCGYSAFFIYLFFSVLGVLLSIYYQNQHFDNSNEVILDFVFNHTNPIVIGLVISALAAAAMSTLDSTYNSMATVATFDIYKRFVCKNGSQRHYDSVARKMSLVAAAAVVVPALLAISNESVLKTIASLTSIFVGIRLGSFVLGLFFHKANEKGVIVGSILSIVAVFMARYADISWPWFAPIGTLVFLFFGVLTSRFYGCNSIEQQHFIKNQTALVSKPKASHYGLFVFGAMTIVACLFIPDWLFAVLS from the coding sequence ATGGTTACGTACTCAAGTCTTGCTGTAGTGGTGTGTTATATTATTATTACCTTATTAATAAGTTACTTAGTTAACTTTCGTTATAATAAAGGTGATGATTTCGCTACAGGGGGGCAGCAATTTGGTTGGTTCACAGCCGGCGTTTCCATTTTGGCCACTTATATTAGTGCAATGACGTTTATTGGTATGCCAGGTTGGGTGTACAATTCGGGCATGGAAGCGATGAGTGTCCATTTAAACTATCCCATCGTCATATTCTTTACCGTTACTTTCTTTGTTCCGGTCTTTTATAAGCTTAAATTAACCTCAATATATGAATACCTTGAACTGCGTTTTGGGATCTATGCTCGAACCATCAATTCGCTCGTATTTCTTGTTGTTCAGTGTATCTCTGCAGGCGTCATCTTATATGCGGTCGCACTTATACTTGTGCAAGTGATACCGATATCGATCTCTGAAGCCATTATTTATATCAGCTTATTTACAGCGCTATATACGTGTATTGGCGGTATATCGACGGTGATATGGACCGATATGCTGCAATCTATTGTGCTGGTGATCGGCAGTGTTGCGATTTTTTGTATACTGCTCATAGATATAAATTCCAAGGAGTTCTTGTCGCCAAATAATCTGACTATTATCAATACCAGCTTTGATCTTGGAGTGGATACTACGCTATGGGCTGGCGTTGTTGCCGTGAGTTTCTTACACCTGAGCGTCTATGGTACTAACCAGTTAATAATACAAAGAACGTTAGCAACGAAAAACGTTGAACATGCGCAAAAGTCTATGTTGCTGTGTGGCTATAGTGCTTTCTTTATATATCTATTTTTCTCTGTGTTAGGTGTGTTGCTGAGTATTTATTATCAAAACCAACATTTTGATAATAGTAATGAAGTCATTCTTGATTTTGTTTTTAATCACACCAATCCAATTGTGATTGGGCTGGTGATTTCGGCATTAGCAGCGGCAGCAATGTCGACATTAGATTCAACTTATAATTCAATGGCAACTGTTGCTACCTTTGATATTTATAAACGCTTTGTGTGTAAAAATGGTTCACAGCGTCATTATGATTCTGTGGCAAGAAAGATGAGTCTGGTAGCCGCTGCAGCAGTTGTTGTCCCGGCATTACTCGCCATATCGAATGAATCGGTGCTGAAAACAATTGCAAGTTTGACGTCTATTTTTGTTGGTATTCGATTGGGATCATTTGTACTCGGGCTGTTCTTTCACAAGGCCAATGAAAAAGGGGTCATCGTCGGTAGTATTCTTAGTATCGTGGCAGTGTTCATGGCACGCTATGCCGATATATCGTGGCCATGGTTTGCCCCGATTGGCACCTTGGTATTCTTATTCTTTGGTGTGTTGACGAGTCGCTTCTATGGCTGTAATTCTATCGAGCAACAACATTTCATTAAAAATCAAACCGCACTTGTTTCTAAACCTAAAGCGAGTCATTACGGCCTATTTGTGTTTGGCGCAATGACTATCGTTGCCTGTCTGTTTATACCCGATTGGCTCTTTGCTGTACTTTCATAG
- a CDS encoding LysR family transcriptional regulator, with the protein MMISQKLIALLPDLASFTLVVQEGSFTAAAKKINVTPSALSKTITRLEHALSIKLFERTTRKLIITEAGQKIYDQCVPMVNAAKQAVEISSDEHTQAAGSITVAAPEAFLNVVLQPFVIPFLKQYPQIQLKLRAIDGPIDIFAHGIDIAFLLTDKPDENLVLKEIGKTCLVLCASPDYLKEKGTPSHPEQLAQHDCLYLAENETDHIWGLIKGDESHTITVSGRYAVNHSQMRLNGVINGLGIGIFPDFVVQEAIRKGDVTEVLCGWTVKSNYQGIIALQYAQTKYMPTKLKVFIDYAMQHLR; encoded by the coding sequence ATGATGATATCGCAAAAATTAATCGCCTTATTACCCGACTTGGCGAGTTTTACTTTAGTTGTTCAAGAAGGCAGTTTTACCGCGGCGGCAAAGAAAATAAATGTCACACCTTCAGCATTGAGCAAAACAATTACCCGACTTGAGCACGCTTTATCGATTAAACTATTTGAGCGCACCACTAGAAAGCTGATCATTACCGAGGCGGGACAGAAGATTTACGATCAGTGTGTGCCTATGGTGAATGCGGCAAAGCAAGCGGTAGAAATATCCAGTGACGAACATACTCAAGCCGCAGGTTCAATAACAGTTGCGGCACCGGAGGCATTTTTGAATGTGGTACTACAGCCTTTTGTGATTCCGTTTTTAAAGCAATATCCGCAGATCCAACTTAAATTACGGGCGATTGATGGGCCAATCGATATCTTTGCACACGGTATCGATATCGCCTTTTTGCTAACGGATAAGCCAGATGAAAATTTGGTGTTAAAAGAGATAGGTAAAACCTGCTTAGTGCTATGTGCAAGTCCAGATTATCTAAAAGAAAAAGGCACCCCCTCTCACCCCGAACAATTAGCACAACACGATTGCCTGTATTTAGCAGAGAATGAAACCGACCACATCTGGGGTTTAATCAAAGGTGATGAATCCCATACCATTACCGTCTCAGGTCGTTACGCGGTCAACCATTCTCAGATGCGTTTAAACGGTGTCATTAATGGCTTAGGTATCGGTATTTTCCCCGATTTCGTCGTGCAGGAAGCAATTCGCAAAGGCGATGTAACCGAGGTTCTCTGCGGTTGGACGGTTAAAAGCAATTATCAGGGGATCATTGCGCTGCAGTATGCCCAAACCAAATATATGCCCACAAAGCTTAAAGTATTTATCGATTATGCTATGCAGCATTTGCGTTAA
- a CDS encoding glycine C-acetyltransferase: MTSTFYNQISEQLEQTKADGLYKNERVITSAQNANIQVAGNEVVNFCANNYLGLANHADLIAAAQSGLDSHGFGMASVRFICGTQDKHKELESKISTFLGMEDTILYTSCFDANTGLFETLLGAEDAIISDELNHASIIDGVRLCKAKRFRYKNNNMASLEEQLIAADAAGVRHKLIATDGVFSMDGVIANLEGVCDLADKYNALVMVDDSHAVGFVGEGGRGTPEHCGVMDRVDIITGTLGKALGGASGGYTSAKKEVVDWLRQRSRPYLFSNSVAPAIVAASIRVIEMMEAGHDLRAKVKANAEHFRNEMSAAGFTLAGADHAIVPVMIGDAALAAEMSERLLAEGIYVIGFSFPVVPHGKARIRTQMSAAHSVEQIDIAIAAFTRIGKDLGII, translated from the coding sequence ATGACTTCTACATTCTACAATCAGATCAGTGAACAGCTAGAGCAAACTAAAGCTGATGGCCTTTATAAAAACGAACGCGTGATCACTTCTGCCCAAAACGCCAACATTCAAGTGGCGGGTAATGAAGTTGTTAACTTTTGTGCGAATAACTACTTAGGTTTAGCTAATCACGCTGATCTTATTGCTGCGGCACAGTCTGGTTTAGATAGCCACGGCTTTGGTATGGCGTCAGTACGCTTTATTTGTGGTACGCAAGACAAGCATAAAGAATTAGAAAGCAAAATCAGTACTTTCCTTGGTATGGAAGATACTATTTTGTATACCTCTTGTTTTGATGCAAACACAGGTTTGTTCGAAACATTGTTAGGCGCTGAAGATGCAATCATCTCAGACGAACTTAACCATGCATCTATTATTGATGGTGTACGTTTATGTAAAGCCAAACGTTTCCGTTATAAAAATAACAACATGGCATCATTAGAAGAACAACTGATTGCTGCAGACGCTGCTGGCGTACGTCACAAGCTAATCGCCACTGACGGTGTATTCTCAATGGACGGCGTGATCGCGAACCTTGAAGGTGTTTGTGATCTTGCTGACAAATACAACGCATTAGTCATGGTTGATGATTCTCACGCTGTGGGTTTTGTTGGTGAAGGCGGTCGTGGTACGCCTGAACATTGTGGCGTTATGGACCGTGTTGACATTATTACGGGGACATTAGGTAAAGCACTTGGTGGCGCATCAGGCGGTTACACTTCAGCTAAAAAAGAAGTCGTTGATTGGTTACGTCAGCGTTCACGCCCGTACTTATTCTCTAATTCCGTTGCACCTGCAATCGTTGCAGCATCTATTCGTGTCATCGAAATGATGGAAGCAGGTCATGACCTACGTGCAAAAGTGAAAGCAAATGCAGAACATTTCCGTAATGAAATGAGCGCAGCTGGCTTTACACTTGCTGGTGCAGATCACGCGATCGTACCAGTTATGATCGGCGATGCTGCACTTGCCGCTGAAATGTCTGAGCGTTTACTTGCTGAAGGCATCTACGTCATTGGTTTCTCTTTCCCTGTGGTACCACATGGTAAAGCCCGTATTCGTACGCAAATGTCAGCTGCGCACAGCGTAGAACAAATTGATATTGCGATTGCCGCATTTACCCGTATCGGTAAAGACTTAGGCATTATCTAA
- the tdh gene encoding L-threonine 3-dehydrogenase: MKALAKLKPEQGIWMTDVEEPTLGHNDLLIKIRKTAICGTDIHIYNWDEWSQKTIPVPMVVGHEYVGEVVGIGQEVRGFSIGDRVSGEGHITCGHCRNCRAGRTHLCRNTTGVGVNREGAFAELLVIPAFNAFKLPDDVSDDMAAIFDPFGNAVHTALSFDVVGEDVLITGAGPIGIMAAAVCKHVGARNVVITDVNEYRLDLAREMGVTRAVNVATESLQDVMDELKMTEGFDVGLEMSGVPSAFSDMLDKMNHGGKVAMLGIPPSTMNIDWGNVIFKGLVIKGIYGREMFETWYKMAALIQSGLDLTPIITHHFPIDQFQEGFDIMRSGMSGKVILDWE, from the coding sequence ATGAAAGCACTAGCAAAATTAAAACCTGAACAAGGTATTTGGATGACAGATGTTGAAGAGCCAACGCTTGGACACAATGACCTGTTAATCAAAATTCGTAAAACGGCAATTTGTGGTACAGATATCCATATCTACAACTGGGATGAATGGTCACAAAAGACGATCCCAGTACCTATGGTTGTTGGTCATGAATACGTGGGCGAAGTTGTTGGCATTGGCCAAGAAGTGCGTGGTTTCAGCATCGGCGATCGTGTTTCTGGCGAAGGTCACATTACTTGTGGTCACTGTCGTAACTGCCGTGCAGGCCGTACACATTTATGTCGTAACACCACAGGTGTTGGTGTTAACCGTGAAGGTGCATTCGCTGAACTATTAGTTATTCCTGCATTTAACGCATTCAAACTACCAGATGATGTTTCTGATGACATGGCTGCAATCTTTGACCCGTTTGGTAACGCAGTACACACCGCATTATCATTTGACGTTGTTGGTGAAGATGTATTAATTACTGGTGCTGGTCCAATTGGCATCATGGCTGCTGCAGTATGTAAGCACGTTGGCGCACGTAATGTTGTGATCACCGATGTGAACGAATACCGCTTAGATCTAGCACGTGAAATGGGTGTTACTCGCGCTGTAAACGTAGCGACTGAGTCACTTCAAGATGTAATGGACGAGCTTAAAATGACTGAAGGCTTCGATGTTGGTCTTGAAATGTCAGGCGTTCCATCAGCATTCAGCGATATGCTAGACAAGATGAACCATGGCGGTAAAGTGGCTATGCTAGGTATTCCACCAAGCACAATGAATATCGATTGGGGCAATGTTATCTTTAAAGGTTTAGTTATTAAAGGTATCTATGGTCGTGAAATGTTTGAAACTTGGTATAAAATGGCTGCATTAATCCAGTCAGGTTTAGACCTAACGCCAATCATTACACACCACTTCCCAATTGATCAATTCCAAGAAGGTTTTGATATTATGCGTTCAGGTATGTCAGGTAAAGTTATCCTTGATTGGGAATAA
- a CDS encoding fatty acid desaturase has translation MKDHIMKKPPLIWLNVFVFASTFLAAITLVPWYGFTYGFETFEVVAMIVGIFVCGLSITGGYHRLWSHRTYKAHWSVRLIFALGGAFALQNSAIHWSSDHRRHHKHVDHDDKDPYSASHGFWFSHIGWMLREYNAMIYTDYTNVRDLQKDAIAVWQHKYYNVLAFAMNVGVPILVGLLYGDVWASMLLLGVLRLVLSHHFTFFINSWAHMWGTQPYTDRNTARDNALLAIFTHGEGYHNYHHIFETDYRNGIKWYQYDPTKWLINVLAWCNLASDLRTVPEARIEQAKLKMELKRRHEKVQHLPNSEEVILRLNQEYDVLCEKLNAFYKAKVVLFESKKKSLNEKLDKIQFEQQIRDTKLQLNQLREAFHEQRKVWNNMQLSFAHS, from the coding sequence ATGAAAGATCATATTATGAAAAAACCACCGCTAATTTGGTTAAACGTATTCGTTTTTGCTTCAACCTTCCTTGCTGCTATAACTTTAGTACCTTGGTATGGCTTTACATATGGCTTTGAAACTTTCGAAGTTGTCGCTATGATTGTTGGTATATTTGTATGTGGTTTATCTATTACAGGTGGTTACCACAGACTCTGGTCACACCGTACTTATAAGGCGCATTGGTCAGTCCGTCTTATATTTGCACTCGGTGGTGCATTTGCATTACAAAATAGTGCGATTCACTGGAGTTCTGATCACCGTCGTCATCACAAGCATGTCGATCATGATGATAAAGACCCGTACTCAGCAAGCCATGGTTTTTGGTTCTCGCACATAGGTTGGATGCTACGCGAATATAATGCGATGATTTATACCGATTACACCAATGTTCGAGACTTACAAAAAGATGCTATCGCAGTATGGCAGCACAAATACTATAACGTACTGGCGTTTGCAATGAATGTGGGTGTACCTATTTTAGTGGGCCTGTTATACGGAGACGTGTGGGCGAGTATGCTATTACTAGGTGTTTTACGTCTGGTATTAAGCCATCACTTTACATTCTTCATCAATTCATGGGCGCATATGTGGGGCACACAGCCTTATACAGATCGTAATACCGCGCGTGATAATGCCTTATTAGCTATCTTTACCCATGGCGAAGGTTACCATAACTACCATCATATTTTTGAAACCGATTACCGAAATGGTATTAAATGGTATCAATACGATCCGACGAAATGGTTAATCAACGTGTTAGCTTGGTGTAATTTGGCGAGTGATTTACGTACTGTACCTGAAGCACGTATAGAACAAGCTAAACTGAAAATGGAGCTAAAACGTCGTCACGAAAAAGTGCAGCACTTGCCAAATTCTGAAGAGGTTATTTTACGCCTGAATCAAGAATACGATGTGTTATGTGAGAAACTTAACGCTTTTTATAAAGCAAAAGTCGTCTTATTTGAATCGAAGAAAAAATCTTTGAATGAAAAATTAGATAAAATTCAATTTGAGCAACAAATTCGTGATACTAAATTACAGCTAAACCAGCTTAGAGAAGCGTTCCACGAGCAACGCAAAGTATGGAATAACATGCAGCTTAGTTTTGCTCACTCGTAA